TTCGATATTGTGAAGGAATGTGGGGAAGAACTTACAAACTATCTGGAGACCAAAGCACAGATGAGAGATTCCGTCGAAATGAAAGATATGTTTGCAAGgtatattgtttttaagacgaaaagtgtaaatattataggatgaaagagaataaataacatattcacgtaatgaaattcttttaacttaatttttatatatatcaatctttctttattcatttaagttatttcttatactataattttataacatcttTAATGTTTCGTACATTttgataaaagttattaaaaattagttacCAATTTGACCAACAGATACACCACTGATGTAATCATGTCAACGGTATTtggtataaaatcaaattgcattgaagaatcaaataatgaatatcgaaaacaaagcaaaaatattttacggatgaaaatttcaagaattatcCTGAATATGTCTATGCCTGAAATTAtggatttattttcaattccCCTCATAGACCGATCAGTCAACACCTTTTTCACAAACCTATTtcgaaaaagtgtaaaaaatagaagagcgcataaagaaataataagatacgattttatgaatattctcATTCAATTGATGGACAATGGCTACGAGGTTGAATCTGACAATGATGAGAAGACCGACGtaacatgtaaatatatatttttacatattatatattacattaataccCGCAGTTTCCCTAcatgtcttaaaaatttacatctaTTATCTCATGTTGcagttttgtaaataaataattaagatttttttttaaacagatcatttaaaaaactacattattttattcacttGCAGCAACCGTAAATAAACTTACCATGGAAGAAGCTACTAGCCAAagctttatctttttcctagTTGGCTTTGAAACCTCCATGGCGACGTCAATGTTCGCTATATATGAATTAGCGGAAAATCAAGATATTCAAAACAAAGTTCGTCAGGAAATTGacgaaatattgaaaaagcaTGGTGGTCTGACCTATGATGCCGTAAACGAAATGACATATCttgaaaaagtaataaatggcaagtattacaataagt
The DNA window shown above is from Temnothorax longispinosus isolate EJ_2023e unplaced genomic scaffold, Tlon_JGU_v1 HiC_scaffold_310, whole genome shotgun sequence and carries:
- the LOC139824281 gene encoding probable cytochrome P450 6a20; the protein is MPTFKAENLKQMFDIVKECGEELTNYLETKAQMRDSVEMKDMFARYTTDVIMSTVFGIKSNCIEESNNEYRKQSKNILRMKISRIILNMSMPEIMDLFSIPLIDRSVNTFFTNLFRKSVKNRRAHKEIIRYDFMNILIQLMDNGYEVESDNDEKTDVTSTVNKLTMEEATSQSFIFFLVGFETSMATSMFAIYELAENQDIQNKVRQEIDEILKKHGGLTYDAVNEMTYLEKVINGKYYNK